A region from the Salvia splendens isolate huo1 chromosome 15, SspV2, whole genome shotgun sequence genome encodes:
- the LOC121768270 gene encoding nuclear matrix constituent protein 1-like: MFSPQKLWPLTPRTEPAQKNGSMSSGLNTSPLSPRNGDASAKGKAVAFVLDDRDPLTEKVSKLENELFEYQYNMGLLLIEKKDWNFKYEELKQALADVTDNLKREQTAHLSAMLEVEKREENLKKALGVEKQCVLDLEKSLREMRSEHAEIKFNADSKLAEANALVTSVEEKSLEVEAKIHAADAKLAGVSRKSSEIEMKLHELEAQENLLRRERSLFTTEREAHDADISKQREDLREWERKLQEAEERLADGRRLLNQREGRANELDTTLKEKQNDLAELRKKIEVANSILRTKEDDISSRLANVALKEKEAEDTKKRLEEKEKNLLELEEKLNAREESEIQKLLDEHKSILAEKQEEFELEMEQKRQLNDEQLKNKVVELENKEAEIKHMEEKVKKRELAIEKKMEKVREREMDFDSKSKALKEREKTLKAEEKILGNERKQLLAEKEELLSIKAALENIKTDTEKLRVRLNEEREQLQVTEDERKEHARLQVELKEEIEKYRIQSEQLVKEADDLKQEKGKFEKEWEELDDKREKIKQEQDDILEQKRCFEKLRQSEEESLHNEKLETEQLVQREFESLKVAKDSFATSMEQEKSMLAEKLENEKSKLVRDIEMQKQEFEAKMRIRQEELENSLNEREKSFEQEKDVQLTNVNYLREVAKREMEEMKLERERIEKEKSEISQNKQHVEAQQSDMKNDIEELVSLSKKLKDQREQFIKERERFIAFAEKQKNCNDCGETILEFVLSDLHFEAPPLPSVADAYLKKAVEGTSGRNDAGSSPFVFTAGSPSAAEAVSWLRKCTSRIFKFSPGKKLEMDDAQGPEGSLSLPMRQALDSSKALPSAEQEQNRFSQLANDSVDVEIIESENAIREVETSQALSVHQDPSDVPENSQNSDLKLRRRGRPRGGRTRAVKNVGDEEKSVHTNNETQAESDQVVTAKKRKLNPLDGSQATVSESQTEGHSESIKDGDRPRRRQRVAVDLAGDQIPGQKRYNLRQSKRSVGKVTNGSLPQVRKGKKKAADQQSALNANPSENAETPGAGDELVRSTAAASEFSADSPAQFKNAGLTNGGHVDTALSEEVSETAGEREYNGEEEFRSETREEDDNDGDGDEVDHPGQASIGKKLWTFLTT, from the exons ATGTTTTCGCCGCAAAAGTTGTGGCCGCTAACGCCTAGGACCGAGCCGGCCCAGAAGAACGGATCCATGTCTTCGGGCTTGAACACTAGCCCGTTGAGCCCGAGAAACGGCGATGCTTCAGCCAAAGGGAAAGCTGTGGCTTTTGTTCTGGACGACCGCGACCCGTTGACTGAGAAGGTCTCGAAGCTCGAGAATGAG CTTTTTGAGTATCAGTACAACATGGGACTCCTCTTGATTGAAAAGAAGGACTGGAATTTCAAGTATGAGGAACTGAAACAAGCTTTGGCAGATGTGACTGATAATCTAAAAAGAGAGCAAACGGCTCATTTGAGTGCAATGCTTGAAGTGGAGAAGCGGGAAGAGAACCTAAAAAAAGCATTGGGTGTTGAAAAGCAGTGCGTGCTTGAT CTTGAGAAGTCTTTACGTGAGATGCGATCGGAACATGCTGAAATCAAGTTTAATGCTGATTCTAAATTGGCGGAGGCCAATGCATTAGTCACAAGTGTTGAAGAGAAATCTCTGGAGGTGGAAGCAAAAATTCATGCTGCTGATGCTAAACTTGCTGGAGTTAGCAGGAAGAGCTCAGAAATTGAGATGAAATTGCATGAGTTGGAGGCTCAAGAAAATTTACTCCGGAGAGAACGGTCTTTGTTTACAACAGA GCGTGAAGCTCATGATGCTGATATTTCTAAACAGCGAGAAGACCTGCGAGAATGGGAACGGAAATTACAGGAAGCTGAGGAGCGACTGGCTGACGGTAGACGATTACTGAACCAAAGAGAAGGAAGAGCAAATGAACTTGATACTACCCTGAAGGAAAAACAGAATGACCTTGCAGAACTGAGGAAGAAGATTGAGGTTGCCAATTCAATTTTAAGGACCAAAGAAGATGATATAAGTAGTAGACTAGCTAATGTAGCTCTAAAGGAGAAG GAAGCTGAAGATACTAAGAAGAGATTGGAGGAAAAAGAGAAGAATTTACTGGAATTGGAGGAGAAATTAAATGCTAGAGAAGAG TCAGAGATTCAGAAACTGTTGGACGAACATAAGAGCATcctggctgaaaagcaggaggagtttgagTTGGAGATGGAGCAGAAGAGACAGTTGAATGATGAACAGTTGAAAAACAAGGTAGTTGAATTGGAGAATAAGGAAGCTGAAATTAAACATATGGAGGAGAAAGTGAAGAAGCGAGAATTggcaattgaaaaaaaaatggaaaaggtGAGGGAGCGGGAAATGGATTTTGATTCCAAATCAAAGGCTTTGAAGGAAAGGGAGAAGACCCTTAAAGCCGAGGAGAAAATTTTGGGGAATGAAAGAAAACAACTGCTTGCTGAAAAGGAAGAATTACTGAGTATCAAGGCTGCacttgaaaatatcaaaactgACACTGAGAAACTACGGGTGAGGCTCAATGAAGAAAGAGAACAACTGCAAGTAActgaagatgaaagaaaagaacatGCCCGCCTGCAAGTAGAGTTGAAAGAAGAGATAGAAAAATACAGAATTCAAAGTGAGCAGCTTGTGAAGGAGGCTGATGATTTAAAGCAAGAAAAGGGTAAATTTGAGAAAGAATGGGAAGAGCTGGATGATAAAAGAGAGAAGATAAAGCAGGAACAAGATGATATTCTTGAGCAGAAAAGATGTTTCGAAAAACTAAGACAGTCTGAAGAGGAAAGCCTACACAATGAAAAGCTGGAAACAGAACAGCTTGTTCAGAGAGAATTTGAATCACTTAAAGTAGCAAAGGATTCTTTTGCTACTAGCATGGAGCAAGAAAAGTCAATGTTGGCTGAAAAacttgaaaatgaaaaaagtaaacTTGTTCGTGATATTGAAATGCAGAAACAAGAATTTGAGGCCAAAATGCGAATTAGGCAAGAAGAGTTGGAGAATTCTTTGAATGAGAGGGAAAAATCTTTTGAGCAAGAGAAGGACGTGCAACTTACCAATGTTAATTACTTGAGAGAAGTGGCAAAAAGAGAAATGGAAGAGATGAAATTGGAAAGAGAGAGGAtagagaaagaaaaatcagaaatcTCACAGAATAAGCAACATGTCGAGGCACAACAAAGTGATATGAAAAATGATATTGAAGAGTTGGTTAGTCTAAGCAAGAAATTGAAGGACCAGAGAGAACAATTCATCAAAGAAAGAGAACGCTTCATTGCATTTGCCGAAAAGCAGAAGAACTGCAATGACTGTGGAGAGACAATTCTAGAATTTGTTCTCTCTGATCTTCATTTTGAGGCTCCTCCCCTCCCCAGTGTAGCAGATGCTTATTTGAAGAAGGCAGTTGAAGGCACTTCTGGGAGGAATGATGCTGGATCATCCCCTTTTGTATTTACTGCAGGATCTCCCTCTGCTGCTGAGGCTGTATCTTGGCTCCGGAAATGCACCTCAaggatttttaaattttcaccCGGAAAGAAACTTGAAATGGATGACGCACAAGGTCCTGAAGGGTCCCTTTCTCTTCCCATGAGGCAGGCTTTGGATTCATCAAAAGCATTACCTAGTGCTGAACAGGAGCAAAATCGATTCTCTCAACTTGCAAATGATTCTGTTGATGTTGAAATAATTGAATCAGAAAATGCCATCAGGGAGGTTGAAACTTCCCAAGCTCTCTCAGTTCATCAAGATCCATCAGATGTCCCAGAAAATTCTCAGAATAGTGATCTGAAGTTACGCCGCCGTGGTAGGCCTAGAGGTGGCAGAACAAGAGCAGTGAAAAATGTTGGTGATGAGGAGAAGTCAGTTCATACAAACAATGAAACACAAGCAGAATCTGATCAGGTTGTAACAGCAAAAAAAAGAAAGCTAAACCCCCTTGATGGATCACAAGCAACAGTGAGTGAGAGTCAAACTGAAGGTCATTCGGAGAGCATTAAGGATGGTGATCGACCTAGGAGGCGACAAAGGGTTGCTGTGGACCTTGCGGGTGACCAAATCCCTGGCCAGAAACGGTACAATCTCCGGCAATCAAAAAG GTCAGTGGGAAAAGTGACTAATGGATCCTTACCTCAAGTGAGAAAGGGCAAGAAAAAGGCAGCTGATCAACAGTCTGCCTTAAACGCTAATCCATCTGAAAATGCTGAGACTCCTGGAGCTGGTGACGAGCTTGTGAGAAGCACTGCTGCTGCAAGCGAGTTTTCTGCTGACAGTCCT GCACAGTTTAAAAATGCTGGGCTCACCAATGGTGGGCATGTTGACACAGCTCTGAGCGAGGAGGTTTCCGAAACAGCAGGAGAGAGAGAGTACAATGGTGAAGAAGAGTTCCGAAGTGAGACGCGCGAGGAAGATGATAATGACGGGGATGGTGATGAGGTTGATCATCCTGGTCAAGCATCCATTGGAAAGAAGCTCTGGACCTTCCTCACCACGTAA